One Paenibacillus riograndensis SBR5 DNA segment encodes these proteins:
- a CDS encoding spore germination protein, protein MRFRKSNPLNKVKKPQVQHSESQPAHSEEPISASLGQNLQQIRQTVGNSTDIIIREVHIGKDRSQIIAILYIDGLVDKNIVSDFMMKSMMLDSSLSEDVNRRIQISSNVLQILKDYALTIGDIRDVTDFETLYNALLSGNAILLVDGETQGIVASAGGWKDRGVTEPASENVVRGPREGFSETLRTNTALIRRKIKDPNLWLETKQIGRVTKTDVAVMYIKGIVNDKLVEEVHERLNRIDVDSILETGYIEELIQDETFTPFPTVYNSERPDVIAANLLEGKIAILVDGTPYVLIVPALFVSFLHAAEDYYQRADISSFIRLLRYIGVFISLFSPSLYIAITTFHQEMLPTSLLIGLAAQREAVPFPAFIEALMMELTFEILREAGVRMPKYIGAAVSIVGTLVIGQAAVEAGIISAVMVIVVSITAISSFVLPAYNMSIAFRMLRFPLMGLAASFGLFGIIVGGIALILHLCSLRSFGVPYMSPLAPLIPADSKDTLIRLPHWMMVSRPRLLNQKNVNRRNFASRKSRE, encoded by the coding sequence ATGCGTTTTCGTAAAAGCAACCCCCTTAACAAAGTTAAAAAGCCCCAGGTCCAGCACAGCGAGAGTCAACCTGCACATTCAGAGGAACCGATCAGTGCAAGTCTTGGACAAAACCTTCAGCAGATCAGACAAACTGTCGGTAACAGCACCGACATTATCATCAGAGAAGTTCACATTGGCAAGGACAGGAGCCAAATTATCGCGATCCTCTATATCGACGGTTTGGTGGATAAAAATATAGTCTCCGACTTCATGATGAAGTCGATGATGCTCGATAGCAGCCTGTCCGAGGACGTGAACCGCAGGATTCAAATTTCCTCCAATGTCTTGCAGATTTTGAAAGATTACGCTCTGACCATCGGTGACATCCGGGATGTTACCGACTTTGAAACCTTATATAACGCTCTGTTGTCCGGAAATGCAATCCTTTTGGTTGACGGTGAGACGCAGGGAATCGTGGCCAGCGCAGGAGGATGGAAAGATCGCGGGGTCACCGAGCCTGCCTCGGAAAATGTCGTCCGCGGGCCGCGAGAAGGATTTTCTGAAACGCTGCGCACGAATACGGCCTTGATCCGGCGTAAGATTAAAGATCCAAATTTGTGGCTGGAAACAAAACAAATCGGCCGCGTGACCAAGACCGATGTCGCTGTCATGTACATTAAGGGAATCGTGAACGACAAATTGGTCGAAGAAGTGCATGAGCGGCTGAATCGCATTGATGTAGATAGCATTCTCGAAACCGGGTATATCGAGGAGTTAATTCAGGACGAAACATTTACCCCTTTTCCGACAGTGTACAACTCCGAACGCCCGGACGTCATCGCCGCCAATCTCTTGGAAGGGAAGATTGCCATATTGGTGGATGGGACCCCCTATGTGCTTATCGTACCTGCGCTGTTTGTTTCCTTCCTGCATGCGGCGGAGGATTATTATCAGCGTGCGGACATTAGCAGCTTCATTCGACTTCTTCGTTACATTGGGGTCTTTATTTCTCTTTTTAGTCCATCCTTATATATTGCCATAACTACGTTTCATCAGGAAATGCTGCCAACCTCACTGCTGATCGGTCTGGCGGCACAGCGGGAAGCCGTTCCCTTCCCCGCCTTTATCGAAGCGCTCATGATGGAATTGACCTTTGAAATATTGAGGGAAGCCGGCGTCCGCATGCCGAAGTATATCGGGGCAGCCGTCTCCATCGTGGGTACGCTTGTCATCGGGCAAGCTGCTGTCGAGGCGGGCATCATATCGGCGGTGATGGTGATTGTCGTATCTATTACCGCGATCTCCAGCTTCGTCCTTCCTGCCTATAATATGTCCATCGCTTTTCGGATGCTGCGATTCCCCTTAATGGGGCTTGCCGCTTCATTCGGATTGTTCGGGATTATCGTCGGAGGCATTGCCCTCATCCTGCATCTGTGCAGCCTTCGTTCGTTTGGCGTTCCGTATATGAGTCCGCTTGCGCCCCTAATCCCGGCGGACAGCAAGGATACGTTAATACGGCTCCCGCACTGGATGATGGTCTCCCGTCCCCGGTTACTTAATCAGAAGAACGTGAATCGCCGAAACTTCGCTTCCCGAAAATCACGGGAATAA
- a CDS encoding serine hydrolase domain-containing protein, whose translation MKKIIAVVMSAMLIAIPISGNQASAQPHNDTVQEKAHKLASTIVSDYGVTGLQYAIMDKGKIVLSDSTGVRDKAANAPITKDTMFGIGSVSKMYVTAAAMMLADAGKIDIDQPLVTYIKDFSMADERYKEITPRMLMNHSSGLYGSHYANSMLFDDNDTRNRDELLMRLQSEHLKSKPGEYSVYCNDGFQLLEILVERVSGLSYTEFLDQKVNQPLKLTSTKTPLSAFDREKLAKTYSPVTELALPVENANIIGTGGLYSTAEELAAFGDVLIGNRTDILSEKSAAAMQSPEYRKGIWVPEETNSFNYGLGWDAVSLAPFDDYGIKALSKGGDTVMYHAALTTLPEHNISVAVLSSGGSSLYNTVFASKVLLEYLQDKGKIKEIVPDRTFEPSVKVNMPAEQLAYSGLYGAVGTTLNVEMKNGEMKLPALEGGIIPPQTYVYTGNGQFKGNDGKAAISFDKQSNGKIYFKLKAYVDFPGIGQAVMVTYEYQKLDANPLQPATKAAWEQRNHKNYYGLDEKINSLFYLSPVILIRNITVDSANGYASGTRIVDEHTAVNAAEIPVMSGRDAFDLSFHTEDNKEYLTIDGQAYLSEDAVNPIYGGGTSICTIEDNGHAVWFKIDAKSAAKTMRVEVPSSGGVIVYDGKGMPVYSSIVNKDKSVVLPEGGMIVFGGEAGDVFQINMKK comes from the coding sequence ATGAAAAAAATCATTGCTGTTGTGATGAGTGCCATGCTCATAGCCATCCCCATATCCGGGAATCAGGCCTCGGCACAGCCCCATAACGATACCGTACAGGAGAAAGCCCACAAGCTGGCTTCGACGATCGTGTCCGACTATGGGGTAACCGGCTTGCAGTACGCCATTATGGATAAAGGGAAGATTGTATTATCCGACAGCACGGGTGTCCGCGATAAAGCGGCCAACGCTCCCATTACGAAAGACACGATGTTCGGCATCGGCTCGGTCAGCAAAATGTATGTAACGGCTGCCGCGATGATGCTGGCTGATGCCGGCAAGATTGATATCGATCAGCCGCTTGTCACCTATATTAAGGATTTCAGCATGGCGGATGAAAGATATAAGGAAATTACGCCGCGTATGCTCATGAATCATTCCTCAGGACTGTACGGCAGTCATTATGCCAACAGCATGCTGTTCGATGACAACGACACCCGGAACCGTGATGAATTATTGATGAGGCTGCAATCAGAGCACTTAAAGTCCAAGCCGGGCGAATATTCGGTGTATTGCAACGATGGATTTCAACTGCTGGAAATCCTGGTTGAACGGGTAAGCGGCTTAAGCTATACCGAATTTCTGGATCAGAAGGTTAACCAGCCTCTGAAATTAACCTCCACCAAAACGCCGCTTAGTGCTTTTGACAGAGAAAAGCTGGCAAAAACCTATTCCCCTGTAACGGAACTGGCCTTGCCCGTTGAGAATGCCAACATTATTGGTACAGGCGGGCTTTACTCCACTGCTGAAGAGCTGGCCGCTTTCGGAGATGTACTGATCGGAAACCGAACCGATATTTTATCAGAGAAATCAGCTGCCGCAATGCAAAGCCCTGAATACAGAAAAGGCATTTGGGTGCCAGAGGAGACAAACAGCTTTAACTATGGTCTTGGCTGGGATGCCGTCAGCTTGGCCCCGTTTGATGATTACGGCATCAAGGCATTATCCAAAGGCGGGGATACCGTTATGTATCATGCGGCTTTGACTACATTGCCTGAACATAATATTTCGGTCGCTGTCCTGTCATCAGGCGGGAGCTCGCTGTATAATACTGTTTTTGCATCTAAAGTTCTATTGGAATATTTGCAGGACAAAGGCAAGATCAAAGAGATTGTACCGGACCGCACCTTTGAACCTTCCGTAAAGGTCAACATGCCGGCGGAGCAGCTCGCGTATTCCGGATTATACGGCGCCGTCGGCACAACACTAAATGTGGAGATGAAGAACGGTGAGATGAAGCTGCCCGCACTGGAAGGGGGAATTATCCCTCCACAAACCTATGTGTATACGGGCAATGGGCAATTCAAAGGCAACGATGGTAAAGCGGCGATAAGCTTTGACAAACAATCAAACGGAAAGATCTATTTTAAGCTGAAAGCATATGTGGATTTTCCCGGAATCGGGCAAGCGGTTATGGTCACCTATGAATATCAGAAACTGGATGCCAATCCCTTACAGCCGGCAACAAAAGCAGCGTGGGAGCAAAGGAACCATAAAAATTACTATGGATTGGATGAAAAGATCAACTCGCTGTTCTATCTCTCCCCTGTCATTTTAATCCGGAATATCACTGTGGATAGTGCAAACGGCTATGCGTCAGGCACCAGAATTGTTGATGAGCATACAGCCGTAAATGCCGCCGAAATTCCGGTGATGAGCGGAAGGGATGCCTTCGATTTGAGCTTCCATACCGAGGACAACAAAGAGTATTTGACAATCGATGGGCAGGCATACCTTAGTGAAGATGCCGTGAATCCGATCTACGGCGGAGGTACATCGATCTGTACGATTGAGGATAACGGTCACGCCGTATGGTTCAAGATCGATGCCAAATCGGCTGCCAAAACCATGCGCGTTGAAGTTCCATCAAGTGGAGGGGTTATCGTTTACGATGGCAAAGGAATGCCTGTGTACTCCTCTATCGTGAATAAAGACAAATCCGTTGTCCTCCCGGAAGGCGGAATGATTGTTTTCGGCGGAGAGGCAGGGGATGTTTTTCAGATTAATATGAAGAAATAG
- a CDS encoding ATP-binding protein, with product MIADNWLVVLCVEVVMGLQILYFFNSVFGKSAQKQKRWMYFLVFGVLDFVYFSVPVPFQISSILALVVIFCLAEAYNVEIKTKIIFTVLYGVLMSIVNMISIYFFYVLDSVDLNRLDTVDEQNQFLLFKATLLSFTMMFAVIQIIRLIAKRRSFSLHYRYYILLILIPIISIYQLNVLTNYNEMNIHYFISAIGFLFINVMIIYIFDTIVDKFQFKHENARLEQQMDYQDANYEKTVHSFKSIKRIIHDTNQQLLYIEECIKRNEPAAALEHIRTTLNKVEGAYQRVNTGHLVIDALVTNTLNIGQANGIRIDTKLNLYSPELSIDRYDLCVVLGNMLDNAIEASKQVKIAEDRYVVITIFSNDTALFIHIVNYMEQDVAYLRSQKPNPENHGIGLTNIARICDKYGGHMTIETKQKTFHNMVMLPFWTSNP from the coding sequence ATGATCGCTGACAATTGGTTGGTTGTGCTTTGTGTTGAGGTGGTCATGGGCCTTCAGATCCTATATTTCTTTAACTCGGTGTTCGGCAAGTCTGCCCAAAAACAGAAACGGTGGATGTACTTTCTGGTTTTCGGAGTGCTTGATTTCGTGTACTTCTCTGTTCCGGTTCCCTTTCAGATCTCTTCGATCCTGGCTTTAGTGGTCATTTTCTGTTTGGCGGAAGCCTATAACGTGGAAATCAAGACAAAGATTATTTTTACCGTGCTTTATGGCGTGTTAATGTCTATCGTTAATATGATTTCGATCTATTTTTTTTATGTATTGGATTCGGTTGACCTTAACAGGCTTGATACAGTAGATGAGCAGAACCAGTTCCTCTTATTCAAGGCAACTCTGCTCAGCTTTACGATGATGTTTGCCGTTATTCAGATTATACGGCTGATTGCCAAACGCAGGAGCTTCTCCCTGCACTACCGTTACTATATATTGCTTATACTCATTCCTATCATCAGTATCTACCAGCTTAATGTACTCACAAATTACAATGAGATGAACATCCATTATTTTATTTCCGCTATCGGCTTTCTGTTTATAAACGTGATGATCATCTATATTTTTGATACGATTGTAGATAAATTCCAGTTCAAGCATGAGAATGCCCGGCTGGAGCAGCAGATGGACTATCAGGACGCAAATTACGAAAAAACTGTACACAGCTTTAAATCGATCAAAAGGATCATCCACGACACGAACCAGCAGTTACTTTATATCGAGGAATGCATTAAACGAAATGAGCCGGCGGCAGCACTGGAGCATATCCGAACGACGTTAAATAAAGTCGAAGGCGCCTATCAGAGGGTGAATACAGGCCATTTGGTGATCGATGCCCTCGTGACAAACACGCTTAACATCGGACAAGCGAATGGCATACGGATAGATACGAAGCTGAACCTGTATTCTCCTGAGCTCTCTATAGACCGCTATGACCTATGTGTCGTACTCGGAAATATGCTGGATAATGCGATAGAAGCCTCCAAACAGGTGAAAATCGCAGAGGACCGGTACGTGGTAATCACTATCTTTTCCAATGACACCGCCCTGTTCATCCACATTGTTAATTATATGGAACAGGATGTCGCCTATTTGCGCAGCCAAAAACCAAACCCGGAGAATCACGGCATCGGACTGACAAACATCGCCAGAATATGCGACAAATACGGCGGACATATGACTATTGAAACCAAGCAAAAAACCTTTCACAATATGGTCATGCTGCCCTTTTGGACGAGCAATCCCTAG
- a CDS encoding LytR/AlgR family response regulator transcription factor translates to MYRVAICDDEDKQRELVKGMLIALSIKANINFEMEEFNSGEQLAAHYEHNEPPFHILILDVEMAGINGIQTAQRIRGLKHLDEQIIFLTNYPEYMVESFDVMTFQYLIKPIAPQIFEEKVIKLCQYFQALEKKFMIIKSAYEEVVLKYDDIIAIEAAKSLTIKNKLNFITLNQLYESKGILAEYALALKDNHFLQIHRSVIINLLHVRKFSSGVVLMTGGMEFPIGRSKLKEVKDYYTKFMIMKVHGYDR, encoded by the coding sequence ATGTATCGGGTGGCCATTTGCGATGATGAGGACAAACAGCGGGAGTTAGTTAAAGGTATGCTGATAGCTTTGTCTATCAAGGCAAATATCAATTTTGAAATGGAGGAATTCAATTCGGGGGAGCAGCTTGCAGCTCATTATGAGCATAATGAACCTCCCTTTCACATTTTAATATTGGATGTTGAAATGGCAGGGATCAACGGGATCCAGACTGCCCAGCGGATAAGAGGGTTAAAACATCTGGATGAGCAAATTATTTTTCTGACAAATTACCCGGAATATATGGTGGAAAGCTTTGATGTGATGACTTTCCAGTATTTAATCAAGCCCATTGCTCCCCAGATCTTTGAGGAAAAGGTCATTAAGTTATGCCAATACTTCCAGGCCCTTGAGAAAAAGTTTATGATCATCAAGTCGGCCTATGAAGAGGTTGTGCTGAAGTATGATGATATCATTGCCATCGAGGCTGCCAAAAGCTTAACCATTAAAAACAAACTGAATTTTATTACCCTTAATCAACTCTATGAAAGCAAAGGCATTCTTGCCGAGTATGCGCTGGCACTCAAAGACAATCATTTCCTGCAAATCCACCGTTCGGTGATCATTAATCTGCTTCATGTGCGAAAGTTCTCCAGCGGAGTAGTGCTTATGACGGGTGGGATGGAATTCCCGATTGGCCGCTCTAAATTGAAAGAGGTAAAAGACTACTACACCAAATTTATGATTATGAAGGTCCATGGATATGATCGCTGA